Sequence from the Bacillota bacterium genome:
TGGTTCTATTTGTAGATGACGCAACCAGGTTTGTTCTACATGGTGAATTTTATCCCATGCTGGACAAGGTCATTGTGGAAGACTGTTTCCGAAAAGCCGTTTTGAAACATGGGGTTCCTGAGGCTGTTTTTTTCGATAACGGAAGCCAGTATAGAAATAAATGGATGCAACGCGCCTGTGCTAAGATGGGTATTCGCTTACTCTATGCGAGACCCTATTCTCCGGAATCGACCGGAAAGGTTGAAAGGATAAATCGTGTAGTTGATTCATTTCTTGCGGAAGTTGCCCTGGAAAAGCCACAAACACTGGAAAGATTAAATGCTCTGTTTCAGGTCTGGCTGGAAGAATGCTATCAAAATAAACCTCACTCGGCCCTGGAAAGCGGTATAAGCCCGGAAACAGCTTACCGGAGTGACAATAAACCTCTAAAGTTCCTTGAACCAGGAATCATAACTCAGGCCTTTTTGCACTGTGAACAGCGAAAAGTGGATAAAGCCGGATGCATTAGTTTTGAAGGGAAAAAGTATGAGGTTGGTCTTCCCTTCATTGGCTGCACTGTAGATGTCATCTATGATCCAGCAGATACAAGTGAACTCACCATAGAGTATGAAGGACATGACTCCTGGAAAGCACGGCACCTGGTTATCGGTGAAAGAGCCGGCCAGCGGCCCAAACTGCCTGAGCACTTAACAGAGCAGAAGGC
This genomic interval carries:
- a CDS encoding transposase → MRDQKKAEDIAQQRMQLLSPLLAEGLDPAEAKEIKLRICEQTGISERTLRRYMAQYRGAGFAGLKPKGKGQRRTEDAIPPNILEQAILLRRQVPGRSVAQIIQILEWEGLVEPGRIKRSTLQEHLANRGYSSRQMKLYSSTGVAARRFQQRWRNKLWHSDIKYGPYLPIGKDGTKKQVYLVLFVDDATRFVLHGEFYPMLDKVIVEDCFRKAVLKHGVPEAVFFDNGSQYRNKWMQRACAKMGIRLLYARPYSPESTGKVERINRVVDSFLAEVALEKPQTLERLNALFQVWLEECYQNKPHSALESGISPETAYRSDNKPLKFLEPGIITQAFLHCEQRKVDKAGCISFEGKKYEVGLPFIGCTVDVIYDPADTSELTIEYEGHDSWKARHLVIGERAGQRPKLPEHLTEQKAESSRLLSAAEKKNQQRKEHQMPAISYRNVPQGGESRV